The genomic window TAGCATTGGTCCGCTCAAGCATGGCCATAGTGACTGCCATTAGGTCCCACATGCATTCTACAATGCCATTTCTCTTTCTAGAACAGCGCAGTACAACATTCTAGAACCATGGCGTCTCTAAGGTTCCAAACTCTGGTAATAGTCAATGTAACTCATTAATACACTTTCTTATAAAATGCTGGATCCCACAATTTGTATTAGTCTATTTCACCATACAGATCCTCTTGGCTTGCTGCTATTGGAGCTGACTTCTATAGTGACTGGATGGGTGTAAATACAATCCCTGAGCCATGTGGAAGCCCATCCAGGAACATGGTGACTTACTCTGTAGAGTTGGAACGAGGACGGAACTTCTTCCCTTTCGACTTCTTGCGATTTCCACTCAGATTTCCTACAGAGAAAGGACACAGTAACACACGGTTAGCACAGGGAaatataactgtgtgtgtgtgtgtgtgtgtgtatttaccttGCCATGAGTTGCTCCTGGGTCGTCCGTTCTCACAAATGTCAGAGATGTGTTTGGCGTCAGGGATTCGCTCGCTCCATGAGTGGGACAGACCATTagaccttcacacacacacacacacacacacacacacacacacacacacacacacacacacgggccaGAAACAGAGATAACCATTATCTACACAATCATCATTAATAACAACCTGATCCCCAACCTGATCTGtttagtgggtttgattcccaggaccacccataagtCAAATGTAcgtacgcatgactgtaagttactttggataaaagcgtctcctaaatggtaaatattattataatattattattatattattattatattattttgtcTACAGTAGAGAATAGACAGACAGCTCATAGTAGGTGGAGGAGAGACTGATGGTACATTCCATAAGAACAGACAACCACACCATGACGACTGTGAACGATAGCATGATGACAGACAGCGATACCATGACAACAGGGAGTGATATCATGACAACAGGGAGTGATACCATGACAACGTGACAAGAAGAATGTGCAGAAAGAGGCATATTGCAACCAACACTACACAACCACCTACACATATTGCGAACAAGACAACCtcgacatacacacaacaagaaCCCCCCCACCACAGAGACCCACACACAAGGAGACGTTTGCGATGGCAGTGAGATGATGTCACACCTGAATGCGAAAAGAGAGATGTTTTGTGAGATGGAGGCGATGGAGGGGGTGAAAGAGAGCGTGTATATctgcaggttagacagacagccagacctcTTCTTGGAGCTACAGCCTGAGTTGGTGCTGACCCCAGGGGCCAGGTCACTGTAGAACGAGTCTGCATCCCCAGGCTTCTTCACATAGTCACCCGGAGGCATTTGCCTGAGAAACGCCAACAAACATTAGACATCTGAACACTGTCGTGACATAGATGTGATGTCACAAACACATCAACAAATTGACCAACAAATGAATAGAACAAAAACGAATGAATGTCATAGAAAACGTGGAATTGTACGTTGcgctgctaaacgactaaaatgtaaacctGAAAGAATAAGGATGACAAACCGGCAGAATCTTCTGTGAACCTCTGACTCAACGTAGCACCGCTGTCTGTAGCTCCTGTTAGTGaagaaggacagacagacagagtcacgTCAGACACACTGACCAATGACATGATCCCAAAGCAGTTCCTAATCCTAACTAGTCAGCTATCCCAGGTCTAGAGCTGTGGTCCAGCTCTACTCACTTGTATCCCCAGGCGGTGACGGCCAGGATGAGAGCCAGGAATAGGATGGAGCCAGCGATGGCCCCGATGATGATGTTAGTACTGGTgatacctgagagagagagagagagacagagagagaaagagagagagagagagagagagagagacagagagagaaagagagagagacagatagagagagacagagagagagagagagagagagagagagagagcactttaTAAACAAACTGTATTATAGTTGTTTCCAGATGAATCTgtaggaaaaacacactttgaagTGATCAGGTGTGTACACCACACTTCAATAGTACACTAAAACACAGCACACTCAGAGGGAAGAGGTCTGAAAGGAAAGAGGGGGGAGGAAACAGATCACAAACattgatgtgtgtgtttttgagggGGACGTAGAAGGGTTCAAAAACATGACTGACTATAGGCTGGAGAGACTGGgaaggggtgagaggaggaggaagaggaaattACATCACAGACGGGACAAACACAATGAAGAGGAACTCAGATCTGACCTCAGCGTCACTCCATCAATGACATGAGCCTGTCGACAAAGAATGAGTGTGAAaataaacaacaaacaaaaagaaAGATGTGCCTGGTTGGTTTTGTGAACAGATACTAATGCAGCTGGCTAAATAAAAGTACAAAGATGAATCAAACGTAAAGGCCAAAAATAATGATTATATGCAAAATAACTAAACTAAACAATGAATGAACCAATGATTTATAATGAAAATAAAGTCTTAAATACCTGCAGTATcagtcaaacatttggacacacctactcattcaagggtttttctttattttctactattttctacattgtagaataatagtgaagacattaaaactatgaaataacagatatggaatcatgtagtaaccaaaaaagtgttaaacaaatcaaaatgtattttatatgagagattcttcaaatagcctccctttgccttgatgacagctttgtacactcttggcattctctcaaccagcttcatgaggtagtcacctggaatgcatttcaattaacaggtgtgccttgttaaaagtcaatgcatggaatttctttccttcttaatgcgttggagccaatcagttgtgttgtgacaaggtaggggggtatacagaagatagccctatttggtaaaagaccaagtccatattatggcaagaacagctcaaataagcaaagagaaacaacagtccaccattactttaagacatgaaggtctgtcaatacggaacatttcaagaactttattaaacacttttttggttactacatgaatccatatgtgttatttcatagttttgatgtcttcattattattgtacaatgtaaaaataaagaaaaacccttgaatgagtaggtgtgtccaaacttttgactggtagtgtatgtcgaACCAAAACCTCTCACAGAGTCTTTGTGTaaatagagggagagggaaagagtgaaatagagcgagagagagatatagagatgtGTGGAGTTGTTTGTACCTGATGCAGAGGCAGTCGGTCCAACCACCAGGTAGCTGAGAGAAGACGTGGAGTTACAATCGTCTCCAGCCCAACCCAAGTGACACACACACTTCAGCTCGTTACTGCAAATctgcaacacacacatacacaagtatgcacgcacgcaggcacacacacaccaagacataTGTTATtaaggttggagagagagagagagaaagtgtgtgtgcatgcatgtgtgtgtttgtgtgtgtgtgtgtgtgtgtatctgtaccCCGTGTCCAGAACAGATGGTCTTCTCGGTGGTCCCAGGGCAGGTGCTGAAGTTGAACTCCTGAAGGGGCAGACACTTGTGGTTGAAGCAGACCCTCTCTGTCCCACAGGCCGTCCCATCCTCCACATAGCCCAGGTCACTGTCCCCGTCTATCATCACATGACCCCCactgacacacaacacacacaacacaacagacacagaggatcCATTCAGATAGAAGTTACACAGGGACATAAATCAAGAAATCAAGTATTGAATTGTTTTGATTTCAcaaagagagagctagagaggcaTTATTCTGTATTTGCTCTGGACACCTGCATCATCCACaatttcaaatactttttcttCCTTCTGATCTTTCATTATTTTACCAGAAACAATTAAACCcctttttctatttttcttctaATTTGTGGCATTTCTTATATCCTATTATTTAATAAGTTATTACTAGAATTATTAAATACATTAATTAAATTAATCAATCATCAGTTGAGACAAATTGCCTCCCCAGAGAGAGTCTgactttttatttgtatttatttaacctttatttaactaggcaagtcagttaagaacaaattgttatttacaatgacggcctacaccggccaaacccggacgacgctgggccaattgtgggctgccctatgggactcccaatcatggccggttgtgatacagcctggaatcgaaccagggggtctgtagtgacgcctcaagcactgagatgcagtaccTCGGGAGCCCGAGTGCCACAGCGGTCTAAGGTGCATATGTGGGTTGGTGGTGTTGTGTGGTCATGATCATTACAGTACAATTATAGATAAATGGGTCTACTTAATAGGAACTGTGTTCCGCTAAATAGCAATTGTGTTTAGTGACGTAAATATATGGAGGTCGCTTTAGCAATCAGCGTGTGTAAATATCTATGAATGGACTGTAATTCCTTAGCCACCCAGGGAGAACCATAATGAACTGATTGAATTAGAGTCTGATGACTTCTGACTGTGTCACACTGggctgagtggtgtgtgtgtgtgcgtacctgCAGTCCAGCGAGGCGCTGTGCTGTGCGACAGAGAAGGATGTCAGTCCCCCCTGCAACTCTCCTAGTCGGGGGGCCGGCGATATGTTGGAACACAGCAGGTACCCACAATGCACGTCTCTGAAACACACAGGAAGTAGTGATGAACCTTCTCTCTAAGTTCAGGTTTCATTACTCACCTAAACTTTGCTGGACACACGTGTTATGTTCAAGGATAAAAGTACAGTGCGATGGCATGTCATTGTATTCAAGCATTACAGAACTGTGACATAAACAAGTGTCCTTACTGCTTGTTGCATTGGACCCATGTTTCTTTGTCCTTCCCACAGTTCCCCTTCTCTGTCCCCTCGATGTTCAGCTTCTCATAACAGAACTTCTCAGCAGCGGTCGCCTCTGCAAAATCAAACAATCAACAAGGATGATGTCACAACCAACCCTAAATAAACCCTCCTTTGAGCGTCATTGAGGTTGACATAAAAAACTTTTCATCAATGATTTAATCAAAAACTGTTTTGTTACTCACTCTCTCCCCACAGGTACTTGCACTGTCTGTCTTTGGTCTTGCACCTCCCGTTGAAGCAACGACCCTGGACAGAGAGAAATGGTACAcgtcaaacacagacacacacagttacTGGTCCACTGATTATTCTTGATATCTCTTACCTGATCCTTTTCACATGAGTAGCCGTCCATCTTGTGTACGTTCGGGGGACACTGGCTGGAGTTACCGGTGCAGTTCTCTGGAATATCACAGTCATTCACAGCCTCCCTACACACCACGCCCATAAACTCCATCTGCCCACACACAACACAGGTCAAATGATGTCAGCAGGTGTATGCATGcatatatgcgtgtgtgtgtgtgttgtgacaaTGCATAGTGACCTGTACCTGACAGTTGTTACAGCAGAGTCCGTCGCTACACTTTGAGCCTTGTGTGAGTGTACACTTCTGACAgcacttctctccctccctctcgcactCCTAATGAGGGAATACAAACACATATAAACAAACACATATGAATCAAGGTTTCCTGTAGATTCTCCAGGACTAGAGGTGTCTAGGGCCGATGTCTGTCCACTCTCAGCTACTCACCGCTGGGCTGCCACAGTCACACTCCTCCCCTGGCTCCACCAAACCATTCCCACACTCTGGAGGGTCCAACAGCTtgagtcacagagagagagagggggagtgtacaagagaggagagagaagagagagaaagagagtggttAGGTTTATCTAAGCGCTTTGGGTGAAATTTAAGAAAAGTGTTTTATACATTTTAAAGTTATTTTTCTTCATTATCACCTCCAGCGGCATTttgaagttgtgtgtgtgtgtgtgtgtgtgtgtgtgtgtgtggtgggtgttttgtgtgtgcgtgcgtgcgtgcgtgtgtgtgtaccttgaggGGTTTGTTGAAGAGACAGGCTCCCCCCCCACTGTTGAGGAAGTTGTGGTACTCCTCCACGTTGCAGTTGGAGAACCTCTTGGGcaggtagaagctgttcaacacaACCACAGAGTCACGCAGTTACACTGGAAACAACTGCAGCACGGCCTCAACAATACACATCCCTCTGAGACACACACAGCTGTGCCACTCTGTCTTGCTTTAGCTTTGTCCTCACAGACAGAAGGCCAGTAGTGTCGTATATACTTACGGTATACCATATATGATCAGGGAGGAAACATTTACCACAAAACGTTTTCAACAAGACTGACTAACATTTCTGACTGATTCTAAGAGTTGGTTCCATTTCAGTTCAATCCCTTACAGTCCACCATTTAtagaataacacacacacacacaccttttatcTGTTGATGACCACAGTCAAAGTTAGGTTAATAGAATAGGGATAGTGGAGGTATGTCATTTGCATACAAGATTAATATTGACTGATGGTGTAGAGGAAATATTATTTATCacgttgttgttattgttattgtccTTGTCGTTGCTTCTGGTTGTGAATCATAACATATGCACAAGCAGTGATGCGTGGTGGCAGAAATCAGGTCCCATTGATAGTTTAAGGACAAAGGTGTCTTTTGTTGCAGAAATTGATTGACTTGAAATGAATACATTTCTGCAGAGCACCTTTGTCCTGAAGCAATCAATAGGACCTGGTTTGCTAGTAAGCAATTGACACTCAATCAGGGGTCTTTCTGTTGTTAGTATGTCATTGTTAGTGTTAACCTGCAATCAGGGCTTAGCCTCAGATGCTATTGTCCTGTCTCGCCATAGCACTTTTGCTAAATTATACAGCAAATATGTATCTGCTTTGAGTAGTAATGCTAGAGAGTGGCTAATGGGAGCTAGCGCTACAAACACAATGCAGAAAATGCTGGGCCCAACAGGAGCTTTCACGGAGAAAGAAAATGGTGGAAGTGAAGGGGCTGAGTTGACTGTGGATTATTGTAGCACTTACAATAGAAGTGAGAGTCATACTGATTAGGGTTCAGTAATGAAACAAAGACTCACaataacagggagagagagagagagagagagagagagagagagagagagagagagagagagagagagagagagagagagagagagagagagagagagagagagagagagagagagagagagagagagggagacctcCAATTAATCACTGGcaatacagatacacacacacacagaaacacacacaaactagaGATAGAACCCAGATAGATCACACATTAATTAAGGAGCCCATATAGGGAGAGAGAACCCCCACACAGCAGATTGTCAGTATTAGTTAATAGGAACAGACATACAGGCGCTGAGAAGAGAAAAGACATCAATGGGCGTGACTGAGGCTTGCTCATTGAATACGAGTGTCTGAAATACCATTGACCTCTGCTCAGAGAGAGGGAGTCTGGGTAAGAGCCATGTGCTGGGGAAAGGGTAAATAATAACTTCTGACCTTTGACATGCTGACCCCACGGAGAGGTCGCTGAGGTCAGGTAACAATATCAAAGATAGAATCCTGCTGTTGGGTACAGTATTAatggagatacagtgagggaaaaaagtatttgatcccctgctgattttgtacatttgcccactgacaaagaaatgatcagtctataattttaatggtaggtttatttgaacagagagagacagaataacaacaaaaaaatccagaaaaacgcatgtcaaaaatgttataaatttatttgcattttaatgagggaaataagtatttgacccctctgcaaaacatgacttagtacttggtggcaaaacccttgttggcaatcacagaggtcagacgtttcttgtagttggccaccaggtttgcacacatctcaggagggattttgtcccactcctctttgcagatcttctccaagtcattaaggtttcgaggctgacgtttggcaactcgaaccttcagctcccatccacgacccattttcaatgccctggctgagggaaggaggttctcacccaagatttgatggtacatggccccgtccatcgtccctttgatgcggtgaagttgtcctgtccccttagcagaaaaacacccccaaagcataatgtttccacctccatgtttgacggtggggatggtgttcttggggtcataggcagcattcctcctcctccaaacacggcgagttgagttgatgccaaagagctccattttggtctcatctgaccacaacactttcacccagttctcctctgaatcattcagatgttcattggcaaacttcagacggccctgtatatgtgctttcttgagcagggggaccttgcgggcgctgcaggatttcagtcattcacggcctagtgtgttaccaattgtttttttggtgactatggtcccagctgccttgagatcattgacaagatcctcccgtgtagttctgggctgattcctcaccgttctcatgatcattgcaactccacgaggtgaaatcttgcatggagccccaggccgagggagattgacagttattttgtgtttcttccatttgcgaataatcgcaccaactgttgtcaccttctcaccaagctgcttggcaatggtcttgtagcccattccagccttgtgtaggtctacaatcttgtccctgacatccttggagagctctttggtcttggccatggtggagagtttggaatctgattgattgattgcttctgtggacaggtgtcttttatacaggtatgaagctgagattaagagcactgagtgtgctcctaatctcagctcgttacctgtataaaagacacctgggagccagaaatccttctgattgagagggggtcaaatacttatttccctcattaaaatgcaaatcaatttataacatttttgacatttgtttttctggatttttttgttgttattctgtctctcactgttcaaataaacctaccataaaaattatagactgataatttatttgtcagtgggcaaacgtacaaaatcagcaggggatcaaatacttctttccctcactgtaagtcatATTGGTCTCGTACGGGAATGACATTGCAGACTGTATCAATCGGTTAGATGGACAAGACATGATGGGTAGGGCTCATTGTCAAAGCATTACGGGGGAAAAGGGATCCCTCTATGAGTATAACAGTAGTACAATCCGTTGTTGCAGAAGTGCTCAGCGAGTGACATCAGCCCAAAACTGAAAATatatatgaaaaatatatatgaaaCATATATCTGAAAAATATACACATAATGAACATAAATAAATACAGCTGAGATCAGACCACAGAGCTGTATTTCATTATACTGCATcatctgaagaagaagaagaagaagaagacgaagcTAAGGCGGGACATCGAGCCACAGAGGCCGTAATGCTATTGGATGGAATGGGAAAGGTTGAGATGACTGACAACCCCTCCAGGCAGCCGATTGGTTCAAACCGCACGAGCAGCGTTCCAGCCAAGCTTTTGCTCACCTGCTGTCCCATTTGGGATTGAGGGGAAACGCAAGAGGTATTAAAGAAGAGGGGTAAAGACACATATCCTccatactaacacacacacacagcgctcaCACAGTTGCATCCATAtagatacactcacacacacacaagctgcaAAGCAGCAAGCgtgtacacacagaaacacacattgAACGGTAAACATTTGGCTGACAAGGCAGTACAAGAGCTACACAGTTAACAGAGAGAGGTATAACATATGATTCAGAATATAGAATGTGATTGGTGGAACTCTATGTGGCAGTACAGGACATGACCAATTACTCACAGCTAGTATTACTAATATGAATCCCTGGCCAAACAGTCCAGTGCCTGAAGTTACTGATGTATGGAGTAAACAACAATCTCTACTGCCATCGAGTGGAACATTTCCTGAACTACAACTCAGTCTAAAGTATTTTCTACTGCTCCAGACATTATTTACCCAGAGTCAACACTAATAAGAGAATCACTGTGAATGTATTATTTTTCCTGATTCAGATGATCTCTCCCTGTCTAAATGTGCAACTAAGTCAGACAGACTACTTTTCTGGGTAGTCACTATCTGGCCTTCCTAAGATGGACAAAGGTGGCATTATCATCAGAACTGATGAATAAGTAGATGAGATATTTGTTCTTAGTTGGAGTTAAGGTTAGgttcagggttatggttaggtttaaagttgagggttaggtttaaaggtgagagttagggttaggggtaaggttatggtgagttagggttagtggttaaaAGTGCAGTACTTCCATCCTTTCTAACATGGTCAGATGGTGACAACCCTCTTCTCTAAGAGACTAACATACTATGACATCACAGCGACACAGAGACGCACAGAGAGAAAACACGTTTGGAATGTCGGCATTGCCGCAGATGGGGTATGTTGCCGTGGCAGTGTGGGACGGGTTGTTagggaaacaaagtactttagaGGAAACTTACCCAACATCGTCCATGATGCAGCCAGACCAACGGTCGTCACACTTGCACTCGCCTGTGGAACACACAACATACATGTATCTGTGTGgccagttggtgtgtgtgtggccagtgtgtgtgtgtgtgtgtgtgtgtacaggatcGTACCGTTGAGGATCCTCTTCTTGTCAGAGAAGATGCCGATGTTTTGTCCCAGAGACTGGGCCAGGGTTATAGCCATCTCATCTGTCTTCCCATACtgacagaggaagggaggagaaaagagagagagagagagagagagagagagagagagagagagagggcaagggcgagggaagagagagagagagagagagagagagagagagagagagagagagagagagagagagagagaataagttcTTAAGTTGTACTTAAAAGAGATGCTGATCAAGGTCCATTTTCATCCTGAAGCGGGGCCTACCTCATTGACTCCACCTCCTTTAGTTAGAGAGCAGACTCCTCCCATATAGGAAGCTCCTCCCCAGCTGCTATGGAACCGGTTCCCTCTGGTAAAAAGAGAGGAAGTGATTCAATGTCTAAACCAGGGGTTCCCAGACTTTTTTATCCCATCACCTCATTGTGATATCACATTTTGATATCACACCatgtaaaaaaagaaataaaaaaaggaTGTCATcaacagccaatgtttactttttcatttggggctatgacagtctattacaaatcagtctgacagtacttcaatctgaaggaagtatggtttgaaTTACAAAAATTAATCAGAAAGCCCTTAttttgggaaacgctgctctaAAGCCATACAGAACCCATACCACCCCCTCTCGCCCAccccacacagagacagacagaacccatACCACCCCCTCTCGCCCAccccacacagagacagacagaatccATACCACCCCCTCTCGCCCAccccacacagagacagacagaacccatACCACCCCCTCTCGCCCAccccacacagagacagacagaacccatACCACCCCCTCTCGCCCAccccacacagagacagacagaatccATACCACCCGctctcccccaccccacacagagacaaacagactTACGAGAAAAGATGCACGGAGTCACACTTCTCTTTGATGAAGTCTCGTCTGTACTTCATGAACTCCCTCAAGGTCACCATGGGGTCATCGTCGATGTTGAACCGGTTGTCGGCCGCCCACGTCTCCATGGCAACCAGCACGATGCGGGTGTTGAGCTGCTCCTTGAAGATCTGGGAAGGAAGGGTGACATCAGAACACCAATCAGACCGACAGAACAGCTGCAGGAAATACGGTGCTGCCTGTCTCTTGAGAGTGACTGACATCAAAACATTTCCTCCAAAACTACTGAAATGACCTTAATGACCTTGAAAGCTGACTGAGATCTAATGACAACATCCATTCCAACATACTTCTGTCTGGGGGGCAACAACAAATAATGGTAGTGTTTGTGATTCTAATCTGAGCAGCCTATGAGAACACTGCTCCGTGGCCAGACAGAATCAACAGAGGCTAATAGTCTCTTCAAGGACACAGTGGGGACGAGCGGCACAGTGAGAGAACATGTTTGTCTGAATGGGATGAAAATCTATTAAACAACCTGTTTGACTGCCCAGATAAACAGTGGAGAcggtgaggggagggaggaaaggacaCCTGTAAAGACTGATTGATTTAGCTGAATGCCAGCAGTAGTCTCACATggatagagatggagaggggagaaaggagaggatttgttgtttgtttttagGCTCAGGTGCGCAGAGAGGAGCGAGGGATGGACTGatgcacagaggagagggagggaacatGAAGGATCACTGTTGTCTGTATTTAGGCCTTGTGGTTGCACAGTAAGCCAAGAACATTCCATTAAGTCAATAATGCACAGCGGACAGAGACGCTTTCAGTTCTAT from Coregonus clupeaformis isolate EN_2021a chromosome 17, ASM2061545v1, whole genome shotgun sequence includes these protein-coding regions:
- the LOC121543223 gene encoding disintegrin and metalloproteinase domain-containing protein 22-like isoform X2 → MTMYRRWWISLLCVYGLMCIVHSSNHMPRNGDALSQAKAVRDASRFVGKEDTVPLRLLYSMHNHSQITHDVISTRTRASSSPTQGNHVAQASFQVDAFGEKFILDVELNHDLLSSKYVERHISENGKAVIFKGGEHCYYQGRVQDIPESFVALSTCHGLHGMFFDGNHTYMIEPGGKDGVSGDVQIHMIYKSAGQGAAAYYLPNVDLPEPPFLSPPFPGSKVVHRRKKRQAPRVGGSVDEETKYIELMVINDHLMYKKHRLSVGQTNNYAKSVVNMADMIFKEQLNTRIVLVAMETWAADNRFNIDDDPMVTLREFMKYRRDFIKEKCDSVHLFSGNRFHSSWGGASYMGGVCSLTKGGGVNEYGKTDEMAITLAQSLGQNIGIFSDKKRILNGECKCDDRWSGCIMDDVGFYLPKRFSNCNVEEYHNFLNSGGGACLFNKPLKLLDPPECGNGLVEPGEECDCGSPAECEREGEKCCQKCTLTQGSKCSDGLCCNNCQMEFMGVVCREAVNDCDIPENCTGNSSQCPPNVHKMDGYSCEKDQGRCFNGRCKTKDRQCKYLWGEKATAAEKFCYEKLNIEGTEKGNCGKDKETWVQCNKQDVHCGYLLCSNISPAPRLGELQGGLTSFSVAQHSASLDCSGGHVMIDGDSDLGYVEDGTACGTERVCFNHKCLPLQEFNFSTCPGTTEKTICSGHGICSNELKCVCHLGWAGDDCNSTSSLSYLVVGPTASASGITSTNIIIGAIAGSILFLALILAVTAWGYKSYRQRCYVESEVHRRFCRQMPPGDYVKKPGDADSFYSDLAPGVSTNSGCSSKKRSNGLSHSWSERIPDAKHISDICENGRPRSNSWQGNLSGNRKKSKGKKFRPRSNSTETLSPAKSPTSSTGSIASSRRYPYPMPPLPDDQRKANRQSARLWETSI
- the LOC121543223 gene encoding disintegrin and metalloproteinase domain-containing protein 22-like isoform X1, which gives rise to MTMYRRWWISLLCVYGLMCIVHSSNHMPRNGDALSQAKAVRDASRFVGKEDTVPLRLLYSMHNHSQITHDVISTRTRASSSPTQGNHVAQASFQVDAFGEKFILDVELNHDLLSSKYVERHISENGKAVIFKGGEHCYYQGRVQDIPESFVALSTCHGLHGMFFDGNHTYMIEPGGKDGVSGDVQIHMIYKSAGQGAAAYYLPNVDLPEPPFLSPPFPGSKVVHRRKKRQAPRVGGSVDEETKYIELMVINDHLMYKKHRLSVGQTNNYAKSVVNMADMIFKEQLNTRIVLVAMETWAADNRFNIDDDPMVTLREFMKYRRDFIKEKCDSVHLFSGNRFHSSWGGASYMGGVCSLTKGGGVNEYGKTDEMAITLAQSLGQNIGIFSDKKRILNGECKCDDRWSGCIMDDVGFYLPKRFSNCNVEEYHNFLNSGGGACLFNKPLKLLDPPECGNGLVEPGEECDCGSPAECEREGEKCCQKCTLTQGSKCSDGLCCNNCQMEFMGVVCREAVNDCDIPENCTGNSSQCPPNVHKMDGYSCEKDQGRCFNGRCKTKDRQCKYLWGEKATAAEKFCYEKLNIEGTEKGNCGKDKETWVQCNKQDVHCGYLLCSNISPAPRLGELQGGLTSFSVAQHSASLDCSGGHVMIDGDSDLGYVEDGTACGTERVCFNHKCLPLQEFNFSTCPGTTEKTICSGHGICSNELKCVCHLGWAGDDCNSTSSLSYLVVGPTASASGITSTNIIIGAIAGSILFLALILAVTAWGYKSYRQRCYVESEVHRRFCRQMPPGDYVKKPGDADSFYSDLAPGVSTNSGCSSKKRSGCLSNLQIYTLSFTPSIASISQNISLFAFRSNGLSHSWSERIPDAKHISDICENGRPRSNSWQGNLSGNRKKSKGKKFRPRSNSTETLSPAKSPTSSTGSIASSRRYPYPMPPLPDDQRKANRQSARLWETSI